The nucleotide window TCCCTGACAGTAGGTATTATCCGAAGATTAACTGGGAAAAAGTAGTCTTCTACTAATCCGGATACAACGGCTACTTGCTGGGCATCCTTTTGTCCAAAGTAGGCATTATCTGGATTTACTAAGTGAAATAGTTTTGTTAAGACAGTAACGACACCGTCAAAATGGCCTTCTCGGTCTGCTCCATCAAGGACAGAAACACGTTTTTCAACATGTAACTTCGTCGCAAGTTCTGCTGGATACATTTCTTCCACGGTTGGAATAAATAAAATATCTACGCCACCTTCTTCAGCAAGTTTTACATCATGCGTTTCATCACGAGGATAAGCATCAAAGTCTTCATTTGGGCCAAACTGTGTTGGATTGACAAAGACACTCATGACAACATAATTATTTTCTTTTCTAGCATGACTGACAAGCGTCATATGCCCTTCATGTAAAAATCCCATTGTTGGAACAAAACCAATTGTTTGATTAGCACTTTTTTGTTTAGTAATTGCATGCTTTAATTCTTCTTTACTTCGAATGATTAACATGATGTTATTCCTTTCCGTATAGGCCTTTTAAATCTTCTTCGGCCATCGTAAAGCTATGTTTTATTTCAGGAAAACTAGTCTCTTTTACTTCTTTCACATAACTTGATAACGCAGGCGTAATTGTTTCATCAATATCTGCATATGCTTTAACGAATTTTGCTCGGCGACTAATTCCGTAACCAATGATATCGTGGTATACAAGTACTTGTCCATCTGTTTCAATCCCTGCTCCAATGCCAATGGTTGGGATAGAAAGAGCTTTTGTTACTTTTTCTGCGAGCTGACGAGGAATTGCTTCTAATACAATAGCAATCGCTCCTGCTGCTTCCACTGCTAACGCATTTTCAATTAATTCTTGCGCTTCCTCTGTTGATTTAGCTCGAACTTTGTAGCTACCTGTAAGTCCAACACTTTGCGGCGTTAAACCAAGGTGAGCAACTACTGGCGCCCCTGCTTCTGTTAAACGAGCAATTTTATTTACGACTTCTCCTGCACCTTCCAGCTTAACTGCATGGGCACCGCTTTCTTGTATAATCTGACGTGCATGCTTAATTGTTTCATCTATAGATCCATGATAGGTCATAAATGGCATGTCTGTCACGACAAACGTGTTTGGAGCGCCTCGCTTTACAGCTTTCGTATGGTGAATCATGTCGTCTACCGTAACTGGCACCGTGGAATCATAGCCTAAAACTACCATTCCAAGTGAATCTCCAACTAAAATCATATCTGCATCGGCTTGTTCTACGTTTTTAGCAGAAGGATAATCGTAGGCAGTGATCATTGTTATCTTTTCTCCGTTTTCTTTCATGGCAAAAAAATCTACTGGTCTTTTCATTTTCTTGGCTCCTTTTCGTCCCTGTTAAATTACTTTAATCAAGGCAAAAAACATATTTTGGGTTAGTAGCGTTCGTATGATCCGTTAGCGGTATCATCCATTCATTGCTACCATATGTATAATAACATAAATACATGCTTACTTAAAGTATGCAAATTGAAGAGAGGTCTACTCAGAGACCTCTTTACTCACTTTGTTCATCCAGTTAGTTAGTTTTTCTGGTTCATCGGTAGCTTTATAGGTTGATGCTACTTTTCCATCTTTCAAATAAACTATTGTTGGAACAGATTCAATGTTCATCTTCTTTAAAAGTGTCGTCATATCATCACGACTTTTTTTGGAGGCCTTATCGGTATTATAATAAGCTAAAGGCTCTTTTAACTCCCTCGTTTCTAATTCTTTTTTTAAGATTGGTTGAAAAGCTTGGCAATCCTCACATGTAGGGCGCCCAACGTAAACAAATCCAGTATATTTATCGGCCATCTTTTGTTTAAACTCACTCGTAGAAATTGTTTGCAAAAAAGCGGCACTTTCTTTTTCCGTTTGGTTTGCTTTATCTTCTGCTTCTTTTTTATTATCACCACAAGCGCTAAGTGTTAACAATACGGTTATAATCGCGATAAAAAACATCATTTTTTTCATAAAAACAGCTCCTTGGTATCATTGTAGTTGATTTTTTGCAAAAAAGAAAAACTCGAAAAAGTGCTTTTCACACTGTGAATTCGAGTTAAAAGATATGTTTTCAGTTATTTAAGTAGAATGAAATGGTTCTTTTTTAGGGTGTTTGATTATTTTCACTATCAAGTAAAATATCTGCGGAATAAATAGCATGCACTTCTCCTAAAACATCTTGCAATAAGAGCACACCTTCATCAGAAATTCCTTTTACTTTACCGTGAATTTTCCCTTTTGTTGTGCTTGCTGTTAATTTTTCTCCAAACGGGATCGCCTTTGTTTCCCATAATAACTTAATTGGTGCAAAACCTTTGTCTAGAAAAAGCGCATAATATTTTTCTAATGAGGTTAAAATTTCTTGCAACAATGCTTTTCTGGAAACACTTGCACCTAGTTCTAATTGCAACGAACTCGCTTTATCTTTAATTTCTTCTGGAAATTGTTGTTGATTAACATTGATTCCCATCCCAATAATAACGGCATGAATTGTTTCTGCTTCGGCTTGCATTTCAGTTAAAACACCACAAATCTTTCGCTTTCCTATGTAAATATCATTTGGCCATTTAATTTTTGGTTCTAGTTTTGTAGTGTTTTCAATCGCTTCTGTAATTGCGAGAGAAGCTATAAAAGTAAACTGTGGTACTTTTTGTATTGGAATTTGTGGCTTTAAAATAACGCTCATCCATATACCTTCTCCTTTTTTGGAGTTCCACGGTCGTAGTAAACGTCCCTTCCCAGCGGTTTGCTCATCTGCTACGATAACGGTTCCTTCTGGGCTTGATTCGATGTGCTGATGAGCGATAATTTGGGTAGAACTGACAGAATCA belongs to Listeria ivanovii subsp. ivanovii and includes:
- the panC gene encoding pantoate--beta-alanine ligase: MLIIRSKEELKHAITKQKSANQTIGFVPTMGFLHEGHMTLVSHARKENNYVVMSVFVNPTQFGPNEDFDAYPRDETHDVKLAEEGGVDILFIPTVEEMYPAELATKLHVEKRVSVLDGADREGHFDGVVTVLTKLFHLVNPDNAYFGQKDAQQVAVVSGLVEDYFFPVNLRIIPTVREDDGLAKSSRNVYLTELERKEASVIHKALTLGRSLIEAGETSEANIIQQMTAKINEQTAHEKIAYLSIYSYPEFTPVTDWTKGIIIAAAVKYSKARLIDNELINVKRR
- the panB gene encoding 3-methyl-2-oxobutanoate hydroxymethyltransferase; the encoded protein is MKRPVDFFAMKENGEKITMITAYDYPSAKNVEQADADMILVGDSLGMVVLGYDSTVPVTVDDMIHHTKAVKRGAPNTFVVTDMPFMTYHGSIDETIKHARQIIQESGAHAVKLEGAGEVVNKIARLTEAGAPVVAHLGLTPQSVGLTGSYKVRAKSTEEAQELIENALAVEAAGAIAIVLEAIPRQLAEKVTKALSIPTIGIGAGIETDGQVLVYHDIIGYGISRRAKFVKAYADIDETITPALSSYVKEVKETSFPEIKHSFTMAEEDLKGLYGKE
- a CDS encoding thioredoxin family protein, which encodes MKKMMFFIAIITVLLTLSACGDNKKEAEDKANQTEKESAAFLQTISTSEFKQKMADKYTGFVYVGRPTCEDCQAFQPILKKELETRELKEPLAYYNTDKASKKSRDDMTTLLKKMNIESVPTIVYLKDGKVASTYKATDEPEKLTNWMNKVSKEVSE
- a CDS encoding biotin--[acetyl-CoA-carboxylase] ligase codes for the protein MKNNREKLLALFTESDGAYLSGQQIADSLGCSRTAVWKQMESLRKEGFEIEAVRNRGYRLSATAEQYTKDALLLGLETKFIGQHLEIYDSVSSTQIIAHQHIESSPEGTVIVADEQTAGKGRLLRPWNSKKGEGIWMSVILKPQIPIQKVPQFTFIASLAITEAIENTTKLEPKIKWPNDIYIGKRKICGVLTEMQAEAETIHAVIIGMGINVNQQQFPEEIKDKASSLQLELGASVSRKALLQEILTSLEKYYALFLDKGFAPIKLLWETKAIPFGEKLTASTTKGKIHGKVKGISDEGVLLLQDVLGEVHAIYSADILLDSENNQTP